A genomic window from Flavobacterium hankyongi includes:
- a CDS encoding DEAD/DEAH box helicase, whose amino-acid sequence MQHNSFEEIIEGKKELYDYQKRDINAIFDKMDNVSQNYHLLYQLPTGGGKTVIFSEIVRRYIESHNKKVVVLTHRIELCKQTSKMLDSFGVKNKIINSKVKEMPDQHDYSCFVAMVETLKNRLNDEKLQIDNVGLVIIDEAHYNSFRKLLNSFKNSFILGVTATPLSSNIKLPMYENYKELIVGDPINKLIQNGFLAKANTYSYDVGLSSLKIGINGDYTVKSSDELYSQLDMQSKLLSAYEEQSKGKKTLIFNNGIHTSLYVHDTFREAGYTIKHLDNTTPAEERKDILKWFKHTPDAILTSVGILTTGFDEPSVETIIINRATKSLTLYFQMIGRGSRLLPNKKEFSIIDLGNNAARFGLWNEPVDWQHIFKSPEYYLDNLREDAEIEMHFKYEMPLEIREKFKNSINIEFDIEEEFKKALAKNLRPKFVIDESIEQHALMCVENSDDLNEAKKLAKYLEESLNYRVKIFCRCLSNSTKNYRDWLIEEYKKNLQIAIGRKFRERLFSIAD is encoded by the coding sequence ATGCAACACAACTCCTTTGAAGAAATAATTGAAGGGAAAAAAGAACTATATGATTATCAAAAACGCGATATAAACGCCATTTTTGATAAGATGGATAACGTTTCTCAAAATTATCACTTACTTTATCAATTGCCAACAGGAGGAGGAAAAACAGTTATTTTCTCTGAAATTGTTAGACGATATATAGAAAGTCACAACAAAAAAGTTGTTGTATTGACACACCGTATTGAATTATGCAAGCAAACATCTAAAATGCTTGATAGTTTTGGTGTAAAAAACAAAATCATTAATTCTAAAGTAAAAGAGATGCCGGACCAGCATGATTATTCATGTTTTGTAGCTATGGTTGAAACTCTTAAGAATAGATTAAATGACGAAAAACTTCAAATTGATAACGTTGGTTTAGTTATTATTGACGAAGCACATTATAATTCATTTAGAAAACTTCTAAATTCTTTCAAAAACTCTTTTATTCTGGGAGTTACAGCAACACCATTGAGTTCGAATATCAAACTACCAATGTATGAGAACTATAAAGAACTTATCGTTGGTGATCCAATAAATAAATTAATCCAAAACGGATTTTTAGCAAAAGCTAATACATATAGTTATGATGTTGGATTATCTAGTTTAAAAATAGGTATTAATGGTGATTATACAGTTAAATCATCAGATGAATTGTATTCACAATTGGATATGCAAAGCAAATTATTGTCTGCTTATGAAGAACAATCAAAAGGTAAAAAGACATTAATTTTCAACAACGGAATTCATACATCGTTATATGTACACGACACATTTCGTGAAGCTGGATATACTATAAAACACTTAGATAATACAACGCCAGCTGAAGAAAGAAAAGATATTCTTAAGTGGTTTAAACATACACCAGATGCCATTTTAACTTCCGTTGGAATCTTGACAACAGGATTTGATGAACCATCTGTGGAGACAATTATCATTAATCGTGCGACAAAGTCATTAACATTATATTTTCAAATGATTGGTCGCGGCTCTAGATTGTTACCAAATAAAAAAGAATTTTCAATTATTGATTTAGGAAATAATGCAGCTCGATTTGGATTATGGAATGAACCAGTAGATTGGCAACATATTTTTAAATCTCCAGAATATTATTTAGATAATCTCCGTGAAGACGCAGAAATTGAAATGCATTTTAAATATGAAATGCCATTAGAGATCCGTGAAAAATTTAAAAACTCAATTAATATCGAATTTGATATTGAAGAAGAATTTAAAAAAGCGTTAGCTAAAAATTTACGACCAAAATTTGTTATCGATGAATCTATAGAACAACATGCATTAATGTGTGTTGAAAATTCTGATGATTTAAATGAAGCAAAAAAATTAGCCAAATATTTAGAAGAATCTTTGAATTATCGCGTAAAAATATTTTGTCGTTGTTTATCAAATTCTACAAAGAATTATCGTGATTGGTTAATTGAGGAATATAAAAAAAATCTACAAATTGCTATTGGACGTAAATTTCGTGAACGATTATTCAGTATTGCTGATTGA
- the hisC gene encoding histidinol-phosphate transaminase: MNIENLIRKNIKQMKSYSSARDEFEDFEKEMIFLDANENPFENGVNRYPDPQQKSVKSILSKINNITEDQILLGNGSDEVLDLLFRAFCEPRQDNVITLPPTYGMYDVLANLNAIENREVILTKDFQPDLVQILEAVDQKTKIIFLCSPNNPTGNSFSDESIVTLLQKFKGLIVIDEAYIDFSDKESWLQELNDYPNLIITQTLSKAYGMAGIRLGILYASKEITSILNKIKPPYNVNVLTQLKAIERLKKNDSVKKEISVLKGNKELLFKQLLEVNFVVKIYESDANFILVKVDDASKRYKQLLEQGIVVRNRSNQTLCENCLRITIGTADENNKLLNTLKSLQNA; this comes from the coding sequence ATGAATATTGAAAATTTAATCAGAAAAAATATTAAGCAAATGAAATCTTATTCATCAGCAAGAGATGAATTTGAGGATTTTGAAAAAGAAATGATTTTTTTAGATGCCAACGAGAATCCCTTTGAGAATGGGGTAAATCGTTATCCTGACCCACAACAAAAGTCGGTAAAATCAATTTTATCAAAGATCAATAATATAACTGAAGATCAAATCCTTCTAGGAAACGGAAGTGATGAAGTGTTGGATTTATTATTTAGAGCTTTTTGTGAACCCAGACAGGACAATGTAATTACTTTGCCTCCTACATATGGGATGTATGATGTGTTGGCTAATTTGAATGCAATAGAAAATAGGGAAGTAATTCTAACTAAAGATTTTCAACCAGATTTAGTACAGATATTAGAGGCTGTTGACCAGAAAACTAAAATTATTTTCTTGTGTTCGCCCAATAATCCAACAGGGAATTCATTTTCAGATGAAAGTATTGTAACTTTATTACAAAAGTTTAAAGGCTTGATAGTTATAGATGAAGCTTATATCGACTTTTCAGATAAAGAAAGTTGGTTACAAGAATTAAATGATTATCCTAATTTAATTATCACACAAACTCTTTCTAAAGCTTATGGCATGGCAGGAATTCGTTTGGGTATTTTATATGCCTCAAAAGAAATAACATCAATTTTGAACAAGATTAAACCACCATACAATGTTAATGTATTGACTCAATTAAAAGCGATTGAAAGGCTTAAAAAAAACGATTCGGTTAAAAAGGAAATTTCTGTTTTAAAGGGTAATAAGGAGCTTTTATTTAAACAATTACTTGAAGTTAATTTTGTTGTAAAAATATATGAATCAGATGCAAACTTTATATTGGTAAAAGTAGATGATGCTTCAAAAAGATACAAGCAACTACTGGAACAAGGAATTGTAGTTCGTAATAGAAGTAATCAAACTTTATGTGAAAATTGTTTACGGATTACCATAGGAACTGCTGACGAGAATAACAAATTATTAAACACACTAAAATCATTACAAAATGCCTAA
- the hisH gene encoding imidazole glycerol phosphate synthase subunit HisH has protein sequence MNIAIIDYGAGNVQSVLFALERLGFTGKVTSDANEINTADKVIFPGVGEASSAMKMLHEKGLDKVILQLKQPVLGICLGMQLLCKSSEEGNAKGLGIFDIAIKKFSNQMKVPQMGWNTIYNLKSSLFDGISEKEYMYLVHSFYAPANEYSIATTNYGIEYASAIQKDNFYGVQFHPEKSGKAGELILKNFLNLESK, from the coding sequence ATGAACATTGCCATTATAGATTATGGAGCAGGAAATGTACAAAGCGTACTTTTTGCTCTAGAAAGACTTGGTTTTACGGGAAAAGTGACTTCAGATGCTAATGAAATTAATACTGCTGATAAAGTTATTTTTCCAGGAGTAGGAGAGGCTAGTAGTGCAATGAAAATGCTACATGAGAAAGGTTTAGATAAAGTAATACTTCAATTAAAACAACCTGTCTTGGGTATTTGTTTGGGTATGCAATTATTGTGTAAATCGTCAGAAGAAGGAAATGCAAAAGGCTTGGGAATTTTTGATATTGCTATTAAAAAATTTTCCAATCAAATGAAGGTACCTCAAATGGGCTGGAATACTATTTATAATTTGAAATCTTCATTATTTGACGGAATTTCAGAAAAAGAATACATGTATTTGGTACACAGCTTTTATGCGCCCGCCAACGAATATTCGATTGCAACTACTAATTACGGTATCGAATATGCATCGGCTATTCAGAAAGATAATTTTTATGGAGTACAATTTCACCCTGAAAAAAGCGGAAAAGCAGGTGAATTAATACTAAAGAATTTTTTAAATCTAGAATCAAAATGA
- a CDS encoding mechanosensitive ion channel family protein, with protein sequence MLKFTEKIFGWCFKLLMKLDFNETLAAYLSLTVNIIILGFISYIIYMVSRFFLVTIMAVVAKKTKTKFDDLLVSNETAKYISHLIPLIYIYKSVPIILEDFTSWEAIFSRLVAVYIVVLTLWVINSILKAIRDHLKTKSEYSDKPIDSYVQVIMILLWILGITIIVAKIFDVDPNTLFKTIGAVSAIIILIFRDSILGFVASVQVSINDMVRIGDWITMEKFGADGDVIEINLSTVKVRNFDHTTTTIPTYSLISDSFRNWRGMISSDGRRIKRHISIKTSSIKFLNEEELEEYKKIHLLKNYIEKKVKDINAHNKTHSIDKSLAINGRNLTNLGLFRKYLTAYLENYPGLNKDMLLMVRHLQPTDKGIPIEIYAFSKDKRWLNYEYIMSDIFDHVIASVSYFDLEVFELPSGKNAVSEA encoded by the coding sequence ATGCTTAAATTCACAGAGAAAATCTTTGGTTGGTGCTTTAAATTATTAATGAAATTAGACTTTAATGAGACACTTGCTGCTTATTTAAGTCTAACTGTCAATATAATTATTTTAGGTTTCATTTCCTATATTATATACATGGTTTCAAGATTTTTTCTTGTTACCATTATGGCAGTAGTAGCTAAAAAAACGAAAACTAAATTTGATGATTTATTGGTTTCTAATGAAACGGCTAAATATATTTCTCACTTAATTCCTTTAATTTATATATATAAGTCGGTTCCAATAATTTTGGAAGATTTTACTTCGTGGGAAGCAATATTTTCTAGACTTGTAGCAGTTTATATTGTTGTTTTGACTCTTTGGGTCATTAATTCAATTCTAAAAGCTATTAGAGATCACTTAAAGACTAAAAGTGAATATAGTGACAAACCAATAGATAGTTATGTTCAAGTAATCATGATTTTATTATGGATTCTTGGAATAACAATAATTGTAGCAAAAATTTTTGATGTAGATCCTAATACATTATTTAAAACAATTGGTGCTGTTTCTGCAATTATTATATTGATTTTCAGGGATTCAATCTTAGGATTTGTAGCGAGTGTTCAAGTATCTATTAATGATATGGTTCGTATTGGTGATTGGATTACTATGGAAAAATTTGGTGCCGATGGAGATGTAATAGAAATTAATTTATCGACCGTAAAAGTTAGAAATTTTGATCATACAACTACCACTATTCCAACATACAGTTTAATTTCTGATAGTTTCAGAAACTGGCGAGGGATGATTTCTTCAGATGGAAGAAGAATAAAACGCCACATATCTATAAAAACAAGTTCTATTAAATTTTTGAATGAAGAAGAATTAGAGGAATACAAAAAAATTCATTTGCTTAAAAATTATATAGAAAAGAAAGTAAAAGATATAAACGCTCATAATAAAACACATAGCATTGATAAATCATTAGCTATTAACGGTCGTAATCTTACTAATTTAGGTTTGTTTAGAAAATATCTTACGGCATACTTAGAAAATTATCCTGGATTAAATAAAGATATGTTATTAATGGTTAGACATTTACAACCTACAGACAAAGGAATACCAATTGAGATTTATGCTTTTTCAAAAGATAAACGTTGGTTGAATTATGAGTATATCATGAGCGATATTTTTGATCATGTTATTGCGTCTGTTAGTTATTTTGATTTAGAAGTTTTTGAATTGCCTTCAGGAAAAAATGCTGTTAGTGAGGCTTAA
- a CDS encoding NUDIX hydrolase, giving the protein MYTSKIFVTVDIVLRKCNKILLIKRLKDPFKDCWALPGGFVDENEDLEDAAKRELLEETSIKVDALEQIGAFGKPGRDPRSHTVSVAYFGKVADDTIAIAADDAKEAYWFAIDDLPELAFDHKDIIDTFLSKQIN; this is encoded by the coding sequence ATGTACACTTCAAAAATATTTGTAACTGTTGATATTGTCCTGCGTAAATGCAATAAAATTTTGTTGATTAAGCGCTTAAAAGATCCTTTTAAAGATTGTTGGGCGTTGCCTGGAGGTTTTGTAGATGAAAACGAAGATCTGGAAGATGCAGCTAAAAGGGAATTGCTTGAAGAAACATCAATAAAAGTGGATGCATTAGAGCAAATTGGAGCTTTTGGAAAGCCAGGTCGAGATCCTAGAAGTCATACAGTTTCGGTTGCCTATTTTGGTAAAGTAGCAGATGATACAATTGCTATAGCTGCTGACGATGCAAAAGAAGCGTATTGGTTTGCTATTGATGATTTACCTGAATTGGCTTTTGACCATAAAGATATAATAGACACTTTTTTGTCTAAACAAATTAATTAA
- the hisB gene encoding bifunctional histidinol-phosphatase/imidazoleglycerol-phosphate dehydratase HisB: MPKKVLFIDRDGTIIKETIDEQIDGFEKMIFYPKCIPFLSKIAKELDYELVMITNQDGLGTTSFPEETFWPVHNFIMKTYENEGIIFNKVLIDRTFPHENANTRKPRTGLLTEYFSENYDLVNSFVIGDRLTDVELAKNLGAKGIFIQDNTNLGTGEISVKQEELQSFIALETNDWEKIYAFLKLENRVASITRKTNETDIQININLDGTGKSNIKTGLAFFDHMLDQIARHGQMDLDIQVNGDLEVDEHHAIEDTAIALGEVFNQALGNKLGIERYGFTLPMDDCLAQVAIDFGGRNWLVWDAEFKREKIGEMPTEMFYHFFKSFTDGSKCNLNIKAEGTNEHHKIEAIFKAFAKAIKMAVKRDAEKMILPSTKGML; encoded by the coding sequence ATGCCTAAGAAAGTTTTATTTATTGACCGGGACGGTACTATTATAAAAGAAACCATTGATGAACAGATTGATGGTTTTGAAAAAATGATTTTCTATCCTAAATGTATTCCTTTTTTAAGTAAAATAGCTAAAGAATTAGACTATGAGTTGGTTATGATAACCAATCAGGACGGATTAGGTACAACTTCATTTCCTGAAGAAACATTCTGGCCAGTACATAATTTCATCATGAAAACGTACGAAAATGAAGGAATCATATTCAATAAAGTTCTTATTGACAGGACATTTCCTCATGAAAATGCCAACACCAGAAAACCGAGAACTGGATTATTAACCGAATATTTTTCAGAAAACTATGATTTAGTAAACTCATTCGTCATTGGTGATCGATTAACCGATGTTGAACTAGCCAAAAACCTTGGAGCAAAAGGAATTTTTATTCAAGATAATACCAATTTGGGAACTGGTGAAATTTCTGTTAAGCAAGAGGAATTACAATCTTTCATTGCTTTAGAGACTAATGATTGGGAAAAAATTTATGCATTTTTAAAGTTGGAAAACAGAGTTGCTTCTATCACTCGAAAAACAAATGAAACGGATATTCAAATCAACATAAATCTAGATGGAACTGGTAAAAGTAACATCAAAACAGGTTTGGCTTTTTTTGATCATATGTTAGACCAAATTGCTCGTCACGGACAAATGGATTTGGATATTCAAGTAAACGGAGATTTGGAAGTAGACGAACACCACGCCATTGAAGATACTGCAATTGCATTAGGTGAAGTTTTTAATCAGGCTCTAGGAAACAAGTTAGGTATTGAACGTTATGGTTTTACATTGCCAATGGATGATTGTTTAGCGCAGGTAGCTATCGATTTTGGCGGAAGAAATTGGTTGGTATGGGATGCCGAATTCAAGCGTGAAAAAATAGGGGAAATGCCTACCGAAATGTTTTATCACTTTTTTAAATCGTTTACAGATGGTTCAAAATGCAATCTGAATATCAAAGCTGAAGGTACTAATGAACACCACAAAATTGAAGCTATTTTCAAAGCCTTTGCAAAAGCCATCAAAATGGCTGTTAAAAGAGATGCCGAAAAAATGATTTTACCATCTACAAAAGGAATGTTATAA
- the hisA gene encoding 1-(5-phosphoribosyl)-5-[(5-phosphoribosylamino)methylideneamino]imidazole-4-carboxamide isomerase, translating into MRIIPAIDIIEGKCVRLSKGNYDTIKVYNENPLEVAKQFEDYGIQYLHLVDLDGAKSSRIINHKILEQIVSKTNLKIDFGGGLKSEDDLRIAFECGANQITGGSIAVKNPELFANWIENYGSEKIILGADVKNEKIAVSGWLEESKEELIPFIQAYQNKGISYVICTDIDKDGMLQGPSFDLYKKILSECKNVKLIASGGISIFEELPQLAEIGCEGAIIGKAIYEGKIGLNQLEQFILNNK; encoded by the coding sequence ATGAGAATTATACCAGCCATAGATATTATTGAAGGAAAGTGTGTTCGCTTATCAAAAGGTAATTACGATACTATAAAAGTATATAACGAAAATCCATTGGAAGTAGCTAAACAATTTGAAGATTATGGAATACAGTATTTGCATTTGGTAGATTTAGACGGAGCAAAATCAAGCAGAATCATCAACCATAAAATTTTAGAGCAAATAGTTTCAAAAACGAACTTAAAAATTGATTTTGGAGGTGGATTAAAATCTGAAGATGATTTGCGAATCGCTTTTGAATGTGGTGCTAACCAAATTACAGGAGGAAGTATTGCGGTTAAAAATCCAGAACTTTTTGCAAATTGGATAGAGAATTATGGTTCTGAAAAAATTATTTTAGGAGCCGATGTCAAAAATGAAAAAATTGCCGTTTCAGGTTGGTTAGAAGAAAGTAAGGAGGAATTGATTCCTTTTATTCAAGCTTATCAAAATAAAGGGATTAGCTATGTGATTTGTACTGATATTGATAAAGACGGAATGTTACAAGGACCAAGTTTCGATTTATATAAAAAGATTTTGTCTGAATGTAAAAACGTTAAACTCATTGCTTCTGGTGGTATTTCAATTTTTGAAGAATTACCGCAATTAGCCGAAATAGGTTGTGAAGGAGCTATTATTGGTAAAGCCATTTATGAAGGAAAGATTGGTTTAAATCAATTGGAACAATTCATTTTAAATAATAAGTAA
- a CDS encoding DUF3817 domain-containing protein, translating into MLKFFRKVALLEGVSYLALFANMLLIKPTNIDLYKQILFPLGMAHGILFIGYILLAILLKKSQAWNIKTFGLILIASLLPFGTFYIEKKYLRNA; encoded by the coding sequence ATGTTAAAATTTTTCAGAAAAGTTGCCTTGCTTGAAGGTGTTTCATATTTAGCTTTATTTGCTAATATGCTTTTGATAAAACCAACAAACATTGATCTATACAAACAAATTCTTTTTCCGTTAGGAATGGCTCATGGAATTCTATTTATAGGTTATATTTTATTAGCAATTTTACTTAAAAAATCGCAAGCATGGAATATCAAAACATTTGGATTAATTTTGATTGCCTCTCTCCTACCTTTTGGAACATTTTATATTGAGAAGAAATATTTAAGAAATGCTTAA
- a CDS encoding glyoxalase, with protein MDTRDEKLLNLRGEILGNVNAQSSSEEAFQNKTIRPILKFQNDLFVQVFINYAVKQKNVFFTLPPEKKMAYIENVIQKDIKFRNSLKGIVMALFTVDEYTEYIKNSSNLNKRMMNLLIERLKSQVMLLEEII; from the coding sequence ATGGATACCCGTGATGAAAAACTCTTAAATTTAAGAGGTGAAATTTTAGGAAATGTGAATGCACAATCTTCATCTGAAGAAGCATTTCAAAATAAAACTATCCGTCCAATTTTAAAATTCCAAAATGATTTGTTTGTTCAAGTCTTTATTAATTATGCTGTAAAACAAAAGAATGTGTTTTTTACACTTCCTCCCGAAAAAAAAATGGCATACATTGAAAACGTCATTCAAAAAGACATCAAATTTCGTAATTCGCTAAAAGGAATTGTCATGGCCTTATTTACAGTCGATGAATACACGGAATACATAAAAAATTCATCAAACCTAAATAAAAGAATGATGAATTTATTAATTGAACGACTTAAAAGTCAAGTAATGTTATTAGAAGAAATAATTTAA
- the hisF gene encoding imidazole glycerol phosphate synthase subunit HisF has translation MLTKRIIPCLDIKNGRTVKGVNFVGLRDAGDPVELAKKYTNSGADELVFLDISATEERRKTLIPLVREVAKAINIPFTVGGGISSVKDVELLLRNGADKVSVNSSAVKNPDLINELSAKFGSQCIVVAIDAKQIDGVWKVHLVGGKQPTEINLFDWAKEAEQRGAGEILFTSMNNDGTKDGFANDALFELTQLVNIPIIASGGAGTREHFLEGFQKGKADACLAASVFHFDEIQVPDLKDYLNQNNILMRV, from the coding sequence ATGCTAACAAAAAGAATCATTCCTTGTTTGGATATCAAAAACGGAAGAACCGTTAAAGGAGTAAATTTTGTTGGACTTCGTGATGCTGGTGATCCAGTAGAATTGGCAAAAAAATATACCAATTCGGGTGCTGATGAATTGGTTTTTTTGGATATTTCTGCCACAGAAGAAAGAAGAAAAACATTAATTCCGTTGGTTAGAGAGGTCGCCAAAGCCATTAACATTCCGTTTACGGTTGGCGGTGGAATTTCTTCTGTTAAAGATGTTGAATTGCTGTTAAGAAATGGAGCAGATAAAGTTTCGGTAAATTCTTCTGCAGTTAAAAATCCAGATTTAATTAATGAATTGTCGGCCAAATTTGGCAGTCAGTGTATTGTGGTAGCCATTGATGCTAAGCAAATAGACGGAGTTTGGAAAGTACATTTAGTAGGAGGGAAGCAACCTACTGAAATTAATTTGTTCGATTGGGCAAAAGAGGCGGAGCAACGCGGTGCAGGAGAAATTTTATTTACCTCTATGAATAACGATGGCACCAAAGATGGTTTTGCCAATGATGCTTTATTCGAGTTAACGCAGTTGGTTAATATCCCAATCATTGCATCGGGCGGAGCAGGAACAAGAGAACATTTTTTGGAGGGATTCCAAAAAGGAAAAGCCGATGCTTGTTTGGCAGCCAGCGTTTTTCACTTTGATGAAATTCAAGTCCCAGATTTAAAAGATTATTTAAATCAGAACAATATACTTATGAGAGTATAA
- a CDS encoding acyl-CoA thioesterase, with the protein MRFHTRKWVKPEDLNPNHSLFGGKLLAWIDEEAALYSIVQLENPRVVTKHMSEINFISSAKQGDIVEIGLDVVKFGNSSLILKCEVRNMMTRETIITIDTITMVSLGEDGKPKAHGKTKVEFVKDRMQNED; encoded by the coding sequence ATGCGATTTCACACTAGAAAATGGGTAAAACCCGAAGATTTAAATCCAAATCACTCCTTATTTGGAGGAAAACTATTGGCATGGATAGATGAAGAAGCAGCTTTATACTCAATTGTACAATTAGAAAATCCAAGAGTAGTAACCAAACACATGTCGGAGATTAATTTTATCAGTTCTGCCAAACAAGGTGATATTGTAGAAATTGGTTTAGATGTGGTAAAGTTTGGAAATTCTTCTCTGATTTTAAAATGTGAAGTTCGCAACATGATGACACGTGAAACCATAATTACAATTGACACAATTACAATGGTAAGCCTTGGAGAGGATGGAAAACCAAAAGCTCATGGAAAAACCAAGGTTGAATTTGTTAAAGATAGAATGCAAAATGAGGATTAA
- the hisIE gene encoding bifunctional phosphoribosyl-AMP cyclohydrolase/phosphoribosyl-ATP diphosphatase HisIE, which translates to MKLDFTKYTNGLIPAIIQDNGTKTVLMLGYMNQEALDKTLETKKVTFFSRSKNRLWTKGEESGNFLELFSIQNDCDEDTLLIKVKPLGPTCHTGAATCWQEANESNFGFLSQLENVIQDRKNNSTKENSYVASLFEKGINKIAQKVGEEAVEVVIEAKDNDDSLFLNESADLLFHYLILLQAKGFKLDNVVEVLKERTR; encoded by the coding sequence ATGAAACTGGATTTTACAAAATACACTAACGGACTCATTCCTGCCATTATTCAGGATAATGGAACAAAAACTGTGTTAATGCTGGGTTATATGAATCAGGAAGCATTGGATAAAACATTGGAAACTAAAAAAGTAACTTTTTTCTCGCGCTCAAAAAATAGATTATGGACAAAAGGAGAGGAAAGTGGTAATTTTTTGGAATTGTTCTCCATTCAAAACGATTGTGATGAAGATACTTTGCTTATAAAAGTTAAACCTCTTGGACCGACTTGTCATACAGGAGCAGCTACGTGTTGGCAGGAAGCTAATGAAAGTAATTTTGGATTTTTATCACAACTTGAAAACGTTATTCAGGATAGAAAAAATAATTCGACGAAAGAAAATAGTTATGTGGCTTCGCTTTTTGAGAAAGGAATCAATAAAATTGCGCAAAAGGTAGGAGAGGAGGCTGTAGAAGTTGTTATTGAAGCTAAAGACAACGATGATAGTCTATTCCTAAATGAAAGTGCCGATTTATTGTTTCACTATCTTATTCTGTTACAAGCAAAAGGATTCAAGTTAGATAATGTTGTTGAAGTTTTAAAAGAAAGGACTAGATAA
- a CDS encoding DUF2461 domain-containing protein, with the protein MISKEELDFLSELAQNNNRDWFNEHKKRFEKHQEVVKSLFQEINLELSVKDKLEKMQIHRIYRDIRFSKDKTPYKNNFSVSYDRAKPYLRGGYYLHIQPSGSFIGGGFWEPNAEDLKRIRKEFELDDTEIRSIVSEENFVKYFGTLQGAELKTAPKDFDKEHPAIDLIRKKQYLVYRRFTDKEVISSNFKEEAINTFMAMRPFFDYMSDVLGTNLNGEPIY; encoded by the coding sequence ATGATTTCAAAAGAAGAACTCGATTTTCTTTCAGAATTGGCCCAAAACAATAACAGAGATTGGTTTAACGAACATAAAAAGAGATTTGAAAAACATCAGGAAGTTGTTAAATCACTTTTTCAGGAAATTAATCTAGAATTATCTGTGAAAGATAAGTTGGAGAAAATGCAAATTCACCGTATTTATCGTGACATTCGGTTTTCTAAAGATAAAACACCCTATAAAAATAATTTCAGTGTAAGTTATGATAGAGCGAAGCCTTATTTAAGAGGCGGATATTATTTACACATTCAACCTAGTGGAAGCTTTATTGGTGGCGGATTTTGGGAACCAAATGCAGAAGATTTGAAACGTATTAGAAAAGAATTTGAATTAGATGATACCGAAATACGTTCAATTGTTTCCGAAGAAAATTTTGTAAAGTATTTTGGTACTTTGCAAGGTGCCGAATTAAAAACAGCTCCAAAAGACTTTGATAAAGAACATCCAGCGATTGATTTAATCCGCAAGAAACAATATTTGGTTTACCGCCGTTTTACAGACAAAGAAGTGATTAGTTCTAATTTCAAAGAGGAGGCTATAAATACGTTCATGGCAATGAGACCTTTCTTTGATTACATGAGTGATGTACTAGGAACAAACTTAAATGGCGAACCTATTTATTAA